ACCCGGTTGTTTCTTCCGCTCCAGCACGATAGTGGATTTGCGATTGTCTGTCCAAAGAGCCGATTTTTCTGCATTGAATTCTGTTGATTTGCCTTCTCTGGAGAGATTGTCCATTCAATTTGGGGAGCTCAAGAACAATGCGTTGGCGAGTCTTCTAAGGGGCTGCCctgttcttcaatttctagaATTGAAAAGCTGTCGAGACTTCTCGTGCGTCGTGGTTCTAACCAGAGGTTTTAGAGAGATGCTTATAGATTCTCACATGTTTGAATGCGATAAACCTCCAATCCTAAGTGTTTTGGCTCCCCACGTCTAAACTTGCTCCTGTTGGGCGGTTCCTCTACGAAGAAGTTCGCGAGTGGATGAACTAAAGTCTTTAGTTCAGGCCGAGCTGGATTTCTACATGACTAGTCCTACAATCAATCGACTCATGGCAATCTAGTCAAGAAGCTTGTCCACAGCCTATGTCACATCACCAAATTGGTGATAGGGAGCTGGTGTCTCCAGGTGCGATTTGCATGCGACATATTCGTCCCGTTGTTTGTTGGTTGTTAGTTTCAAAGATACGTTGTCATCTTATAGAGCTTTAGTAGAATTTTTGTTGGATGTGGCGTTTTCCTTTGTGTAATAGGACTCATATGCATCTTAGCCCGATATGGCCGTTAGAGGTTCAGCAATCCATTGAAATTTTGGTAAGACTAAAATCTGAtgtcccaataaaaaaaaaaaagagaaaactttcACGGGAAGCATCTCGCTGGTTGTTTGCTCATTTTGTTTAGTCGTCGGCTTGTGTGAGAGGTCGTTGGAATTGCAAGCTTGTCGTATCTTTGTGAGAGGTCACTGGAATTgttgataaagaagaaaatcagaCATAGTATTTGCTACTCTGCCTGATGTCTACTAGTGCAAATGTACACTGCCTTCGTAATAACTACCAAAAGACCATAGAAAATGGAGCTGGTTTATGGTCAGTCCATATCCTGGTCAGTTGTGCATAATCACAATATGAAAAgatcacagaaaaaaaaaaccgaaattgAATGAATGGAAAGTAGTTGTTTCCCATTTAATCTAAATACTGAAGTACAAGCTGTTCACTAGAATGAATATGTAACTATGTTATTTCGACACTTGAAAGCTTTAGCATCAACCAATTTGTCATTGAGGTGGGAACGGAAATACTTCTCAGAGCATATGCTTGCTGGGTCTTTGTAACTGTAATTGGAAAGAGGAGTATATTATCTTATTCTTAAATGTGGCCTCTTCATGTGATTAGGTTCTATCAATTGCGGAAGACGTGGAAGATGTGCCGTTTTTGTTGCCAAATTGCAAGTCCCTAACTCTGAATGCGCGAATGCATTATCGGGATTTTCCTGGTATAGCGATCCTGCTGGCAATCTCGCCTAATTTGGAGGAGCTATCGATAAATGCTGATTATGTTGACTACACTTGGGCCACGGTATATATCTGCAAAACTCCTTCCATGATTCATTGATTCTCGCATATTTTGTAAATCCAGTAATCAATTAGAAACTTGTCTgttctagattaaaaaaaaatacgtggccctttccttgtcttctttatcttaaaatattgaaaaagtggataattttttgagACAAATGAGGCGCTTTTTAACTCTGAGTAGCTTTATTATGCCATACGCGTTCAGTAAAACATCATACATTATGCTTTCCATGTCCATGATGAATGGTTGATTAACAAATGTTACCTCTATACATAAATGGGCTTTTACGGCTAGCTttgggaacagtttaaagactTTAATTGAGGGGAGAGTTAAGAGGGGAAGTTGATCTCTGTTGTATTTATTTTCAGCTGATATCTTAGCTGGTGAATTAGGAACATGCAATTTATCACCACAGAGTGGTTGATGTCCTGTTGTTGCATGTTTAAAATGTCTAAGCTCATCAAGTTTCATACTAAGAACTTAGTTTTGCTATCCATTTGCAGGTCAAGTGTGATGAAGAGGAATATTGCTGTCAGAAGTTGTGTGTCGGTTTGGCTCAACAGCTAAAGACGGTTGAGATTGTTGGGTTAGACACTGACTGTCTAGAGCTGAAATGGGTGCTTTACTTGGTGAAGTATTTGCTGGGTGATGCACTCGCATTGGAGAAGTGGGTCCTGAAAGCTAAACGACGGCATGAATCGAGAGAAAAGCTTGTTAATCCTGGCAAATTGCTTGAGTTCTACCAGCAACTCCTATGCCTCCCAAGAGCTTCAACGAATGCTGAACTGATTTTACAAGGCGTTCAGCATGACGAGCAGAAAGGCAAGTAGAAAAAGGAGGAGTTATTGGAAGCAGCAGCGAGGCAGAATCTGAAGCGTTTGATGTTGGTTCTGCAGTCCTCGTTTTGAAAGGTATTCTTTGTCTTTCAAAGATGCTCAGTGAATAAGACCATAGAAGCCACATGTAAATGATACTGATAGGATTCTTTTTGAAACGTAGTCTTTGACTATGAGTCTACAAGTTGCTTGCGCTGTTCTGGTGACATGGCGATTTGCACGTTCGACAAACAAAAAAGTGCTTTAGAAGTGCGATTCGTTATGCTGCTGCAAAATGTCTTACTTGGCTGCAGTGAAGGATTTTCAATTGCTGGCATGAAGATCCAAATGATGGAAACAGACTGCTAGATACTTGATTGATGTCTTGTGTGTCTAAAAAATGTGTTGGAATACACTGCATTAGGCAAAACCAATGACATTACAATCGATCCATATTGAGGATCTAGACAAGTTCGCGTTCTCGTTCGAAAACATCATCATTGGTTCTACCGATTACAGCAGATTTGTTTGTTTACCTCTCGCATTTTTGGTTGATTGATCCAAGTCAATTGCACCCGGGAAGGTGATTGTTTCTTCCCTGATTTCAGGACGTCTAAAGGGAGATGGAAGTGAAACTCAATTGGTTGGACAAATTGGTTGAGACTGCTCATACACAAAAGTTCTAAAATCCCCAATAtgcaaatatattttattatcagaAAGATTTTAGCAGGGACATGGCTAAAAGTCTGAtaggaaatttattttattttttgttttctttttgggtaaatCGGGTAGGAAGTTTTAGAATCGTTTTATTTGGTTCCAAATTAGCGTGCATGTTTGGTAAtgcttttgtcttttcattttccctttaagTTGACAGTCAAATTTGAATGTTTATAAAAGTTATAAAACCTCATATTTTTGAAACATCAGGGGGATGAGGCAAGCCttagagaaggaaaggaaggcaGTGATGTTGAATGCAATCTACTCGAActactaaaaaaatatgaaaacaacaaaatataaacatgtCATCCTCATTATCAAAACAGCTTGGAAATAAAACGCAGTGAAGTACATTGGTGACCCAAGAGTGTCACCGCAGGTCTTCTTACGTTGTCTCTCTTTTTGCGGCTTCTCACAATACCTCTCTTTTAACAATGGTTATAGATAGCCTCAGCTTTTTCAGAAGCCATGGACGTTGGAGCAATAAGAAGCATGTGATATGTCGCAATTCATAGCCATCGCACGACTTTCTTAGGAGAATCAAACCATTGAACAAACACATTGGTCTTGTCGTGCAGTTCCGTTAAGCTGTCTGCATCGTTAAACTAGACAAAACTCAAAAGGGAATGGAAACTAAGGATTTTACCAAGTGCTTGTAAACCTGTTCAAAAGGAACAATTGCCCATGAAACTCAGATAAGCTCGATCCAAACGAAATCCCAAGCGCGAAAACTCGAAATGAAGCTACGTCGATGCATTTCTTGATTCCAACTCGTGGTGTCAACGTACCTGGTTATCCAACACCGTCAAAAGTGGCACAGAAAGAGACAAGCAATTTTATTCCCGACTCGAGACTACCTATGCCATGCAATTTAGGGGTGTGTCATAAGGGAGTCCATTCAAACTGTAATCTGTAGCTTCAGCATTTCGCGAGTGAATCATCTTGATATAATCCCAAAGATCACGAGGGCCAATAGGTATTCCTCGACGTAACGTCCTTAATTCGGCATCAATTATCATCTTCTCCAATCCAACTACcttctcgaaaaagaaatttGGCCAATGCAAGCAACGGTTTTGATTTCACCAAGTCAAATTGAAAACCAACAATTTCAGTCCTTCTGAGATGATTTGCCCCCACAATAAAGCTCTTTTCCTCTGCACCAAAATTGCTTTTCATTAAGGTAGCATAGGTCTTGAAAATCCTGGTAAGATTTGCACCAAAATCACACGTTGACAGGAGCTTTGTTAGAGCTAATTAACAGTTGCAATAACGTAGTTGCGACATTCagttggggaaaaaaataaaacgtaaAACAAACAAGCTTGTCGACTGAATCAAGGATCAGATCCTTATTTTCATGCAGCTTCTGAGCATCTCTAACTCTTTTACATGCCAACCCATTTCATGTTGTTAAACGCAAACGTGTGTAATACATAAATGGGATCgggagacttgattatacttCAGCAGCTTCATGGTAGAAGCCCGAATGTAGATGACGTGAGGCTGAATGCCAAAGCATATATGGTACAGCACGCAGATCCGGAAACAGATCAAATATCACAATATTCTTGGATTTTACATTGCATATGGCTAGCCTTTTCGGGAGTGGAGAACTCTACACCAAGCATCTATGAAGCACTGATACTCTTCGGGGCTTTCATATTATGTTCAACACTCTTTGACACTCCGACACTCTCCGGATACTCTAGGCACTCTCCGACATGCGACCGATGAGTGGTCGGCGTTCCACACACGCCAGCAAGAGACGAGTCCAATATTTCGACGTGCCATTTTCACACGTAAgatgtcaattttaagcattttcaataaattatgggtcaaaatataaatttataaaaaatatatataattaagtcatatacccattCACCATAAAATTTAGTATACAaagccagcaaaaaaaaaattgtgaatccctaacataagaagaagaagaaatttgtatatatgaaaatatatatttaatatacaacgtgtcccaaaatatcaatttttttttatttttgagaaatgactttcggtatgtcgtgtcgtgtcgatgtcggtgctacttagtcGAGTATGCCATACTTTGAAGATCGCTTTTACAAACTATAGCATACACTATGATATCACGCCATCTCGATGAGGATGTTCCATTTAGTCTAAAGCCTGTGAGGGCA
This sequence is a window from Rhodamnia argentea isolate NSW1041297 chromosome 3, ASM2092103v1, whole genome shotgun sequence. Protein-coding genes within it:
- the LOC125314030 gene encoding putative FBD-associated F-box protein At5g56820 encodes the protein MAGELHLHQDEILNPDYISGLPDPLIGHIPSFMSTVDAVKTSVLSKRWHSAWTFNSSMDFFSASGSSQRYSNFVDFVDGVLSIAEDVEDVPFLLPNCKSLTLNARMHYRDFPGIAILLAISPNLEELSINADYVDYTWATVKCDEEEYCCQKLCVGLAQQLKTVEIVGLDTDCLELKWVLYLVKYLLGDALALEKWVLKAKRRHESREKLVNPGKLLEFYQQLLCLPRASTNAELILQGVQHDEQKGK